In Pseudomonas putida, a genomic segment contains:
- a CDS encoding TonB-dependent siderophore receptor gives MGKAVRAALFGTALGLASPPSLLQAAELAQANQAYTIAPGQLNEVLNQFARQAGITLSSTPQLTGQLQSSGLQGQYSPEQGLHTLLQGTGLEAVSQDGRSYVIQAQPDSAALSLPSTDVRGFSLGNALGSMEGYNATHSQVATKTSTALVETSQSVSVVTRQQMDDQGSQTVAQAMRYTPGVLTNPYGATHRYDYVAMRGFNDSSVDNIYLDGLKSMGDNGTYSTMQVDPYFLERIDVLKGPSSVLYGRSSPGGLVALTSKKPLFTPYHQVQASVGTQGQRGMGFDFSGPVDEDKRIAYRLTGLADASDTQFDHTKEERYAIAPAVSIDFTEDTSLTLQAYLQHDPNGGYHGGNPAAGMLHQRNGLRLSDHFFEGEPGIDNYERTQQSFSYQFEHRFNDVFTARQNFRYQDSDVSMDQVYSAGWADADSNILNRAYTGGDERLHSYIIDNMLQAEFFTGPAKHTLLLGADYQRRKADVAWRYGTVDPLDAGNPQYGNGNLQVLGENRYQRRLQQTGVYLQDLVELDQWRFSLGLRQDWVKVSEENRDSNTKVSDDRSNFTTRAGVLYLFENGLAPYVSYSESFNPNTVSDQNGRPLAPTEGTQWEAGIKYQPPGTDNLFTASVFRIEQENLASKQPDENFYRPVGEVRSQGLELEAHVQVTDNLKLLGGYTFTDIEYSKSMPSLVSAGVDNKGNSPTQAPKQMFSLWADYNFRQGPLDGLRLGGGMRYVGYSWVDAENSMKVPSYTLFDASVGYDLGKVGLKGVDVRLNANNLTNETYIASCASLNYCYMGEERNVSATVSYQF, from the coding sequence CTGGGCAAAGCGGTACGCGCCGCCCTGTTCGGCACTGCGCTGGGCCTGGCCAGCCCCCCCTCGCTGCTGCAGGCGGCCGAGCTGGCCCAGGCCAACCAGGCCTACACCATCGCGCCAGGCCAGCTGAACGAGGTGCTCAACCAGTTCGCCCGGCAGGCCGGCATCACCCTGTCGAGCACGCCGCAGCTTACCGGTCAGTTGCAGTCCAGCGGCCTGCAGGGGCAATACTCGCCCGAACAGGGTCTACATACGCTGCTGCAAGGCACCGGCCTCGAGGCGGTCAGCCAGGACGGTCGCAGCTACGTGATCCAGGCCCAGCCCGACAGCGCCGCGCTGTCACTGCCCAGCACCGACGTACGCGGATTCAGCCTCGGCAATGCACTGGGCAGCATGGAGGGCTACAACGCGACCCACAGCCAGGTGGCGACCAAGACCAGCACAGCGCTGGTGGAAACTTCACAGTCGGTATCGGTGGTCACCCGCCAGCAAATGGACGACCAGGGTTCGCAGACGGTCGCCCAGGCCATGCGCTACACCCCTGGGGTTCTGACCAACCCGTACGGCGCCACTCATCGCTACGACTATGTGGCCATGCGCGGCTTCAACGATAGTTCGGTCGACAACATCTACCTCGATGGCCTGAAGTCCATGGGCGACAACGGCACCTACAGCACCATGCAGGTGGACCCGTACTTCCTCGAACGCATCGATGTGCTCAAGGGACCCTCCTCGGTGCTCTACGGGCGCAGTTCGCCGGGCGGACTGGTGGCGCTCACCAGCAAGAAACCGCTGTTCACCCCTTATCATCAGGTGCAGGCCAGCGTCGGCACCCAGGGCCAGCGTGGCATGGGCTTCGACTTCAGCGGCCCGGTAGACGAAGACAAGCGCATCGCCTACCGGCTGACTGGCTTGGCGGATGCTTCCGACACCCAGTTCGACCACACCAAGGAAGAACGCTACGCCATCGCCCCTGCTGTCAGCATCGACTTCACCGAAGACACCTCGCTCACCCTGCAGGCGTACCTGCAACACGACCCGAACGGCGGCTACCACGGCGGCAATCCGGCCGCCGGCATGCTGCACCAGCGCAATGGCCTGCGGCTGTCGGACCACTTCTTCGAGGGCGAACCGGGGATCGACAACTACGAGCGCACCCAACAGTCGTTCAGCTATCAGTTCGAGCACCGCTTCAATGATGTGTTCACCGCGCGGCAGAACTTCCGTTACCAGGATTCCGACGTGTCCATGGACCAGGTCTACTCAGCGGGCTGGGCGGATGCCGACAGCAACATTCTCAACCGCGCCTACACCGGGGGTGACGAGCGCCTGCATTCCTACATCATCGACAACATGTTGCAGGCTGAATTCTTCACAGGCCCGGCCAAGCACACCTTGCTGCTGGGTGCCGATTACCAGCGCCGCAAGGCTGACGTAGCGTGGCGCTACGGTACCGTCGACCCCTTGGATGCCGGCAACCCTCAGTACGGTAATGGCAACCTCCAGGTACTGGGCGAAAACCGCTACCAGCGCCGCCTGCAGCAAACCGGTGTGTACCTGCAGGACCTGGTCGAGCTGGACCAGTGGCGCTTCTCGTTGGGCCTGCGCCAGGACTGGGTAAAAGTTTCCGAAGAAAACCGCGACAGCAACACCAAGGTCAGCGATGACCGCTCCAACTTCACCACCCGGGCAGGTGTGCTCTACCTGTTCGAGAACGGCTTGGCGCCGTACGTCAGCTACTCCGAGTCGTTCAACCCCAACACGGTCTCCGACCAGAACGGCCGCCCCCTGGCGCCGACCGAGGGCACGCAGTGGGAAGCGGGCATCAAGTACCAGCCGCCGGGCACCGACAATCTGTTCACCGCTTCGGTGTTCCGCATCGAGCAGGAGAACCTCGCCTCCAAGCAGCCGGACGAAAACTTCTACCGGCCTGTAGGCGAAGTGCGCTCCCAGGGCCTGGAACTGGAAGCCCATGTGCAGGTGACCGATAACCTGAAACTGCTGGGTGGCTACACCTTTACCGACATCGAGTATTCCAAGTCGATGCCCAGCCTGGTATCGGCGGGGGTGGACAACAAAGGCAACTCGCCAACCCAGGCGCCCAAGCAGATGTTCTCGCTGTGGGCCGACTACAACTTCCGCCAGGGCCCGCTCGATGGGCTGCGCCTGGGTGGCGGCATGCGCTACGTGGGCTACAGCTGGGTGGATGCGGAAAACAGCATGAAGGTGCCCTCCTATACCCTGTTCGATGCTTCGGTCGGCTACGACCTGGGCAAGGTCGGGCTCAAGGGCGTGGATGTACGCTTGAACGCCAACAACCTCACCAACGAAACCTACATCGCCTCCTGCGCGAGCCTGAACTATTGCTACATGGGCGAAGAGCGCAATGTCAGCGCCACGGTCAGCTATCAGTTCTGA